The window ATTGGTTTTCTAAATGATGGTTCGATATAAAATCCATCTTTCTCTCTGTAATATATCATTTGGGTGGGATAGCTAATTTTAATACCCTTTATTCCCTCTTTTTCCTTTTTAATAAAAGAGCATTTAAAGTTATAATGAGTTTTTTCTAAATTGAAGTATATATCTATTTCCTTTGATCTTTGAATAATATCGTTACCGTAAGAAGGGAACAAAGAATCTATCAATATCCATCCTTTTTTAGAAGAAGGGTTTATCCTTAGCATTGAACTTTTGAAATATTCTTTTTTCTGATCAATGGTTATCTTGATTGAAGTTTTTTGTTTAGAGAAATCTTTTAAGACAGGCCATATCTGTTTTTCTTGGGAGAGGAGATTTGACTTTGTGCTTCTTTTAGGAGATTTTTTTATAAAGCTTAAGATTCCCATGATAAGTACCTTTAATTTTTACTATATTCCGATCCTTCTTGAATTATCTTTTCAATTTGACCATTTTTATATAATCTAATGAAGGCATCGACGATATCCGGATCAAACTGTGAACCCCTATTTTTTTCTAATTCTGATATAGCTTCCTTTGGATCCATACCTTTTCTATAAGGTCTATCAGAAGTCATGGCATCAAAGGAATCTGACACAGCGATAATCCTTCCTCCTAACGGTATATCATTGCCTTTTAACTTGAAGGGATAACCGTTTCCATCATATCTTTCATGATGATAAAGGATATAAGATATGGCAGG is drawn from Nitrospinota bacterium and contains these coding sequences:
- a CDS encoding flagellar regulator YcgR PilZN domain-containing protein; this encodes MGILSFIKKSPKRSTKSNLLSQEKQIWPVLKDFSKQKTSIKITIDQKKEYFKSSMLRINPSSKKGWILIDSLFPSYGNDIIQRSKEIDIYFNLEKTHYNFKCSFIKKEKEGIKGIKISYPTQMIYYREKDGFYIEPSFRKPIPLAFLINSGKSSMVYENVYKIGPKSLLFLTDLGKDILKTGRRIDEINFTIPENITIRTPAVIGQVTESKMKNSPRYICELEFKEIEEEKKEKIYEYLFVRNREILRTDSEYD